Proteins co-encoded in one Gopherus evgoodei ecotype Sinaloan lineage chromosome 4, rGopEvg1_v1.p, whole genome shotgun sequence genomic window:
- the LOC115651133 gene encoding uncharacterized protein LOC115651133 isoform X5 — protein MGHGWAGRTSPWRGLSGEGTSSRSPRGCGPGVSPSGSLPKAGRWPCCWSTPRAPWTLNGTRRRASNSPPCPCCSAPTRSGGETEAQREETDSPTITWVSGLSTVTAWPRLTLCSQMFLHVAEVVGEAYGLEPVQHLDLLVRDWSSSPDLGAQGGEQYLRKVKEMAIIFHNQGVMDRARRDHNDFLKKSVSDGRTFPSSEKLVVQRRQLLEWCRKEMLPKTESPLNAELMKDKEALLRELEAELMWMAESFKATNEKHKKMVLRVVYAAARAGVFAAADAARVVIAAHARVVAAADAGLVAAADAGLVAAAGAARVVIAARAGVVAAADAWFVAAAGAGVVAAAGAGVVAAAGAGVVAAAGAAGVVAAAHVRVVAGAGVIAAGGTGVAAAGAGLIIAADAGLIAAAGTGLVIAAGAGLVAAVGARLFAAARAGVVAPARAGVVAPARARVVTSAGAGLVAPARARVVAPVGAGVIAPARAEVVAPARAGVVAPAGAGVITAAGARVVAALGAGVTAATRAGVVAAAGAGVSTAAHAGVTAATRARLIIAVSVGVVVAVWAIFIKCN, from the exons ATGGGTCATGGATGGGCCGGCAGGACGAGCCCCTGGAGGGGTTTGAGTGGCGAAGGGACGAGCAGCAGGTCACCAAGGGGCTGTGGGCCTGGAGTCAGCCCTTCTGGGTCCCTGCCGAAGGCAGGCAG GTGGCCGTGCTGCTGGTCGACACCGAGGGCTCCATGGACCTTGAACGGAACAAGGAGACGAGCATCAAACTCTCCGCCATGTCCATGCTGCTCAGCTCCTACCAG GTccggtggggaaactgaggcccagagagaggaAACCGACTCTCCCACCATCACGTGGGTCTCTGGACTCAGCACTGTCACCGCATGGCCCAGGCTGACTCTCTGCTCCCAG ATGTTTCTGCACGTGGCTGAAGTGGTGGGAGAGGCCTATGGACTGGAGCCCGTTCAG CACCTAGACCTCCTGGTGCGGGACTGGAGCAGCTCCCCGGACCTTGGAGCCCAGGGTGGGGAGCAGTATCTGAGAAAAGTCAAAGAG ATGGCCATCATCTTCCACAACCAGGGAGTCATGGACAGAGCCCGCCGCGACCACAATGACTTTCTGAAGAAGTCGGTGAGTGATGGCAG AACGTTTCCCTCCTCTGAGAAGCTTGTAGTGCAGCGCAGGCAGTTGCTGGAGTGGTGCCGAAaggaaatgctgccgaagacagaGTCCCCACTGAATGCAGAGCTGATGAAGGACAAAGAGGCCCTGctgagggagctggaggcagagctgaTGTGGATGGCTGAGTCCTTCAAGGCAACTAATGAGAAGCACAAGAAGATGGTGCTGAGAGTGGTCTACGCAGCTGCTCGTGCTGGGGTCTTCGCAGCTGCTGATGCAGCTAGGGTCGTCATAGCTGCTCATGCTAGGGTCGTCGCAGCTGCTGATGCTGGGCTCGTCGCAGCTGCTGATGCTGGGCTCGTcgcagctgctggtgctgctaGGGTCGTCATAGCTGCTCGTGCTGGGGTCGTTGCAGCTGCTGATGCTTGGTTCGTcgcagctgctggtgctggggtcgtcgcagctgctggtgctggggtcgtcgcagctgctggtgctggggtcgtcgcagctgctggtgctgctggggtCGTCGCAGCTGCTCATGTTAGGGTCGTTGCTGGTGCTGGGGTCATCGCAGCTGGTGGTACTGGGGTtgcagctgctggtgctgggctCATCATAGCTGCTGATGCTGGGCTCATCGCAGCTGCTGGTACTGGGCTTGTCATAGCTGCTGGTGCTGGGCTCGTCGCAGCTGTTGGTGCTAGGCTTTTCGCAGCTGCTCGTGCAGGAGTCGTCGCACCTGCTCGTGCAGGAGTCGTCGCACCTGCTCGTGCAAGAGTCGTCACATCTGCTGGTGCTGGGCTCGTCGCACCTGCTCGTGCAAGAGTCGTCGCACCTGTTGGTGCTGGGGTCATTGCACCTGCTCGTGCAGAGGTCGTCGCACCTGCTCGTGCAGGAGTCGTCgcacctgctggtgctggggtcatCACAGCTGCTGGTGCTAGGGTCGTTGCAGCTCTTGGTGCTGGGGTCACCGCGGCTACTCGTGCAGGAGTCGTcgcagctgctggtgctggggtcagcACGGCTGCTCATGCTGGAGTCACCGCGGCTACTCGTGCTAGGCTCATCatagctgtcagtgtgggagtCGTCGTAGCTGTCTGGGCTATTTTCATCAAGTGTAACTGA
- the LOC115651133 gene encoding RING finger protein 112-like isoform X1, whose product MGLELEPGRPVQLVRLDEEGDLTLDREALSLCLEQGGVGDAPVCLVSIVGEQRWGKSFLLNYLLRRLQHPQDARDGSWMGRQDEPLEGFEWRRDEQQVTKGLWAWSQPFWVPAEGRQVAVLLVDTEGSMDLERNKETSIKLSAMSMLLSSYQILNIGRRVKDPDLEYLEMFLHVAEVVGEAYGLEPVQHLDLLVRDWSSSPDLGAQGGEQYLRKVKEMAIIFHNQGVMDRARRDHNDFLKKSVSDGRTFPSSEKLVVQRRQLLEWCRKEMLPKTESPLNAELMKDKEALLRELEAELMWMAESFKATNEKHKKMVLRVVYAAARAGVFAAADAARVVIAAHARVVAAADAGLVAAADAGLVAAAGAARVVIAARAGVVAAADAWFVAAAGAGVVAAAGAGVVAAAGAGVVAAAGAAGVVAAAHVRVVAGAGVIAAGGTGVAAAGAGLIIAADAGLIAAAGTGLVIAAGAGLVAAVGARLFAAARAGVVAPARAGVVAPARARVVTSAGAGLVAPARARVVAPVGAGVIAPARAEVVAPARAGVVAPAGAGVITAAGARVVAALGAGVTAATRAGVVAAAGAGVSTAAHAGVTAATRARLIIAVSVGVVVAVWAIFIKCN is encoded by the exons ATGGGACTTGAGCTGGAGCCGGGGCGCCCGGTGCAGCTGGTGCGTCTGGACGAGGAAGGGGACCTGACCCTGGACAGGGAggccctgagcctctgcctggagcagggtggggtgggggacgcCCCCGTCTGCCTGGTGTCCATCGTCGGGGAGCAGCGCTGGGGCAAATCCTTCCTGCTGAACTACCTGCTGCGCCGGCTCCAGCACCCG CAGGACGCAAGGGATGGGTCATGGATGGGCCGGCAGGACGAGCCCCTGGAGGGGTTTGAGTGGCGAAGGGACGAGCAGCAGGTCACCAAGGGGCTGTGGGCCTGGAGTCAGCCCTTCTGGGTCCCTGCCGAAGGCAGGCAG GTGGCCGTGCTGCTGGTCGACACCGAGGGCTCCATGGACCTTGAACGGAACAAGGAGACGAGCATCAAACTCTCCGCCATGTCCATGCTGCTCAGCTCCTACCAG ATACTGAACATTGGCCGTCGGGTGAAGGACCCGGATCTCGAATACCTGGAG ATGTTTCTGCACGTGGCTGAAGTGGTGGGAGAGGCCTATGGACTGGAGCCCGTTCAG CACCTAGACCTCCTGGTGCGGGACTGGAGCAGCTCCCCGGACCTTGGAGCCCAGGGTGGGGAGCAGTATCTGAGAAAAGTCAAAGAG ATGGCCATCATCTTCCACAACCAGGGAGTCATGGACAGAGCCCGCCGCGACCACAATGACTTTCTGAAGAAGTCGGTGAGTGATGGCAG AACGTTTCCCTCCTCTGAGAAGCTTGTAGTGCAGCGCAGGCAGTTGCTGGAGTGGTGCCGAAaggaaatgctgccgaagacagaGTCCCCACTGAATGCAGAGCTGATGAAGGACAAAGAGGCCCTGctgagggagctggaggcagagctgaTGTGGATGGCTGAGTCCTTCAAGGCAACTAATGAGAAGCACAAGAAGATGGTGCTGAGAGTGGTCTACGCAGCTGCTCGTGCTGGGGTCTTCGCAGCTGCTGATGCAGCTAGGGTCGTCATAGCTGCTCATGCTAGGGTCGTCGCAGCTGCTGATGCTGGGCTCGTCGCAGCTGCTGATGCTGGGCTCGTcgcagctgctggtgctgctaGGGTCGTCATAGCTGCTCGTGCTGGGGTCGTTGCAGCTGCTGATGCTTGGTTCGTcgcagctgctggtgctggggtcgtcgcagctgctggtgctggggtcgtcgcagctgctggtgctggggtcgtcgcagctgctggtgctgctggggtCGTCGCAGCTGCTCATGTTAGGGTCGTTGCTGGTGCTGGGGTCATCGCAGCTGGTGGTACTGGGGTtgcagctgctggtgctgggctCATCATAGCTGCTGATGCTGGGCTCATCGCAGCTGCTGGTACTGGGCTTGTCATAGCTGCTGGTGCTGGGCTCGTCGCAGCTGTTGGTGCTAGGCTTTTCGCAGCTGCTCGTGCAGGAGTCGTCGCACCTGCTCGTGCAGGAGTCGTCGCACCTGCTCGTGCAAGAGTCGTCACATCTGCTGGTGCTGGGCTCGTCGCACCTGCTCGTGCAAGAGTCGTCGCACCTGTTGGTGCTGGGGTCATTGCACCTGCTCGTGCAGAGGTCGTCGCACCTGCTCGTGCAGGAGTCGTCgcacctgctggtgctggggtcatCACAGCTGCTGGTGCTAGGGTCGTTGCAGCTCTTGGTGCTGGGGTCACCGCGGCTACTCGTGCAGGAGTCGTcgcagctgctggtgctggggtcagcACGGCTGCTCATGCTGGAGTCACCGCGGCTACTCGTGCTAGGCTCATCatagctgtcagtgtgggagtCGTCGTAGCTGTCTGGGCTATTTTCATCAAGTGTAACTGA
- the LOC115651133 gene encoding RING finger protein 112-like isoform X9, translating into MGLELEPGRPVQLVRLDEEGDLTLDREALSLCLEQGGVGDAPVCLVSIVGEQRWGKSFLLNYLLRRLQHPQDARDGSWMGRQDEPLEGFEWRRDEQQVTKGLWAWSQPFWVPAEGRQVAVLLVDTEGSMDLERNKETSIKLSAMSMLLSSYQILNIGRRVKDPDLEYLEMFLHVAEVVGEAYGLEPVQHLDLLVRDWSSSPDLGAQGGEQYLRKVKEMAIIFHNQGVMDRARRDHNDFLKKSNVSLL; encoded by the exons ATGGGACTTGAGCTGGAGCCGGGGCGCCCGGTGCAGCTGGTGCGTCTGGACGAGGAAGGGGACCTGACCCTGGACAGGGAggccctgagcctctgcctggagcagggtggggtgggggacgcCCCCGTCTGCCTGGTGTCCATCGTCGGGGAGCAGCGCTGGGGCAAATCCTTCCTGCTGAACTACCTGCTGCGCCGGCTCCAGCACCCG CAGGACGCAAGGGATGGGTCATGGATGGGCCGGCAGGACGAGCCCCTGGAGGGGTTTGAGTGGCGAAGGGACGAGCAGCAGGTCACCAAGGGGCTGTGGGCCTGGAGTCAGCCCTTCTGGGTCCCTGCCGAAGGCAGGCAG GTGGCCGTGCTGCTGGTCGACACCGAGGGCTCCATGGACCTTGAACGGAACAAGGAGACGAGCATCAAACTCTCCGCCATGTCCATGCTGCTCAGCTCCTACCAG ATACTGAACATTGGCCGTCGGGTGAAGGACCCGGATCTCGAATACCTGGAG ATGTTTCTGCACGTGGCTGAAGTGGTGGGAGAGGCCTATGGACTGGAGCCCGTTCAG CACCTAGACCTCCTGGTGCGGGACTGGAGCAGCTCCCCGGACCTTGGAGCCCAGGGTGGGGAGCAGTATCTGAGAAAAGTCAAAGAG ATGGCCATCATCTTCCACAACCAGGGAGTCATGGACAGAGCCCGCCGCGACCACAATGACTTTCTGAAGAAGTCG AACGTTTCCCTCCTCTGA